The Clostridia bacterium sequence TTATCTTTATTATATAATGGATATAAAGACATTGGCAATGGATAAATAGAAAATAAAAATGGACTTTTCGTCGGAGAGGCGCGTATGCAGACACAAACGTATCACAGAGTAAGCTATATAAGTGAATCCAATATCCAAAATGAAGAGGTTGCCCTGCAGGTGAACTGTTGTGGGGCGCTTCGGATGAACCATGCCTTTGTGACCCATCACGACCGTGTGGATTATTATTATCTGTATGTGCTTCGGGGGGCGTTATGTGTGGGAGAAGAGACGGTAAACGGGGGCGAGGTGTATCTTTTTTCGCCCGATACACCGTACAGTTATGAAAACAAAGGGGATTTGGAATATCTTTGGGTTCATTTTACGGGAAGCCAGGCAAGAGCACTTTCAAATGAAGTGTTTGGTGGGCTGGATAAAAAGGTGCAAATCGGAAACCATGAGGATATTGAAAAGCTGTTTGAACGGCTGTTTCGGGAGTTCATGATTCGGGATAAGCAGTTTGAAACCATTTCGGAGAGCATCCTGCGAGAAATTCTGGCACTTACCGCACGGTATACTCAAGAGGTGGATGTGCCGTTAAAATCCATGGCATATATTCATCGGCATTTTGCTGAGAATATTGCGGTACAGACTCTTGCGGATAAGGAAAATATGGGACTTACCGCTTTCCGTGCAGCCTTTAAAAAGCATACGGGCGTGTCTCCCAATACCTATCTGATTGACTTGCGTGTGCAAACTGCTTGTCTGTATTTATCCGATACCACCGAGAGCGTAAGCGATATTGCATTAAGAGTCGGCTACACAGACCCCTACTATTTCAGCCGCATATTTACAAAGAAAATGGGCGTTTCTCCATTACGATACAGAAAAAAGAGTAAGACTTAAGCCTTACTCTTTTTTCTGTATTTTATTTCCGTAATGATAATCGAAATGATGGATAATGTGTTGCTGATAATGGACGAAATAGAAAGGGTAAGGATTCCGTAAATCAGCCACAATGTCACGCCAGGAAGATTGAATTTGCGGACGTTGTGCGGATCTGTACACCAAAAACCGATGATGGCAAGACATGACCCGACAAGAGGCAAAATACCCTTGATGCTGTCCTGCGTGAGTATTGTACAGACAGCACTTACGATGCAAAAGAAAACAGGAATGTATGCAGATGATGCCCATTTTTTGTTTCCTTTTTGGGAAAACACCAGATTCCTTGCAACATTTACGGTGTTAATTGCACCGCCCGAGGGTTCGCCAAGCATGAAAAAGTGTACAGCCCACAATAAGTCCGAAATGGCTTTGGAAAAGATGATTTTTTTACGGTCATTGAACAAAAACGTAAAAAAGGCAATAATCATCGGAATAAAGCCGATTATCTGGGCGGTTATGTATATGGGATTATTTAACATCTTCAGGTGCCTCGCCGAAATCCGGAATATCTAACAGCACACCGCCCTGCTTTGCGGATTCGTGTGCAATCAGACCGGGAATGGTGAAACGCGCCGCTTTCCACGCGTTTACATAGGGCATTTTACGTTCTGCTACACAAGTGCAGAAGTCATCAATTAAAAGCTGATGGGATGCCATGTGTCCATTGGTTTGGGGCATTTCTTTGTAAGAATCGGGCAGGCGGTCAGCTTCTTTTTGCTGAATGGGTGCAAAGTCGCACCATTGCCAGGTGTGGTTGGCTACATTCTGTTTATAGTCCGGGTCGTTTTTGTGCTTGGTCATTTCAGCCGGATTTACATAGTCGCTCACATCCTCGATGTCTACACCCTTTTTGGTAAGACGGGTAACTAAGTGCTGTGCGTTATTAAACTGGTAAGAAGCTTTTGTGCCGTAAAAACCCGATACAAACGAGCTGGGCGCTTTGTAACCGATACGACGGCATTCGGATACTCTTGCAAAACCGCCGTTGCTTAAGTGCATCATAGAAAATTCATTGGAAAATACGTTGTCCCAGGGGTTTTTGCCTACTGCGAAGGGGGTATTTTCTTCTTTGTCCACATAGCCCACTGCGGAAACCTTTGTGGCATAGGCATTTGCCGCATTTAAAATCATTGCGGTGGAGTGGGTGGGATAGTAAAAGGGCGGAACAGCAGAAGCGGGACGGTCTGCCTGGAAGTCTGCGTGGAAATGGCTTAAATCGTGGAAATACTGGGACTCACCGTAAACGAAGTTGCCGAAATCGCCTCTTTCGTGCGCTTCCTTACAGTACATGGAGCTGGGATAATACACGCAGGTTTCGCCCATCATATAGATTTTCCCTGTGCGTTTTACAGCATCAATAATGCGCTTGCAGTCTTCAACCGAAATTGCCATGGGCACAGCGGAATATACGTCCATGCCTGCATCCAAAGCGCGAACAACCAGATCACCGTGGGTGTGGCGCTGGGTAAAGATTGCGACGGTATTGATACGGCTGTCTTTCAAAACATCTTCAAAGGTTTCAATGATTTCCGCACCAAATTTTTCGGAATAGTTCTCGGCTCTGGAGCGATCCAGATCGCATACATAAACCGCTTCTACGGTCGGATGTGCCTGAAACAGCGGAATGAAATGCTGAGAAAATTCACCGCAACCGATAACTGCCACATTTGTTTTTTTCACACAAAACACCTCTTTGTTTTTTTATTATTTTTCTTGATTATATCAAGGAGTTGTGCTATAATCAATGCAGAATACAAATAAAAAATTGGACAAAACAAAGATGGAGGAAGACCATGAAAGACAAAGAATTCAACCCGTGCGTGCGGTATGTGAATAAGGTTACCTACAAGGTCCCCTACGAAACATTTGTGTGTGCATTTGATTTTCGCTTGTTTTACGGCATTTCGGGTACCTTTTCGGTGGTGCTTCAGGAGAGATGTGAGACGCTTGATGCAGGGGATTTCATGACCGTGCCACCGGGTACGCCTTATAAAATTGAATGCGGTGCGGAAGAATGCGCATATTACATTGTGAATTTTGATTTTGATGCGTCTGCCATGGACATGCCTGTGCGTCCACCTGTGCCTGAAGGAGATTTTTCGGTGCAGGACATTACCTCTACAGCCTGCCGAAAGGCGTTTGAACTGCCTTGCGTAATCCGGCATGCGGAAGAAACAGAAACATTTATGGATGCGCTTTTTGAGTTATATCAAACGCCAAATTCTCCGCTCGGGTCGGGAATTATGAAGTGCATACTGGCAAAGGCGGAACAAATAAAAGAGTTGTCCGTGCTTGCACCTGAAAAGGAGAGATTGATTGGCAAAGTCAAACGATTTATTGAGCAAAATTTTAAAAATGATATTTCAAATGAACAGATTGCAAGTGTGACAGGTTATCATTCTTATTATTTAAATGCATTGTTCTTAAAGCATGAAGGGGTTACGTTACACAAATATTTAAATGGTGTGCGCATTAGAAAAGCAAAGGAAATGCTGCTGCATTCCGAAAAATCTGTTCTGGAAGTGGCAAACGATTGCGGTTTTCAGGATTCGGCATATTTTTCCCGCTATTTTGCCAAAACAACAGGTGTTGCACCAAAAGAATACCGAAAGCTTTCTAAATGAAAAAAAGCACCCGAATTTTTCGGGTGCTTTTTGTGTTGATTTTCGCTTGCAATTTTTGAGAAAGTGTGGTATACTGTACTTGCGACACAAGTAAATAACAAAACTGACATTGGTATGCATTTTTTTGTTTTGGCAAAAATGCATGCTCTGTTTCACATACCATTGTTAGTTTTGAAACAACCTTGTGTCGCAACTTGGGAGCCATGCGTTTTTCGTGCGTAGCTCTCAAGCTGCGCACTTTTTTATTGCGCGAGGATTCTTTCAAATGTTGCTACGCCACAAAAGCAAAAAGCACTCCAAGCGGAGTGCTTTTTGTATGTAAAGAAGATTATTTTAAGTTTTCTTCCAATTTTGCAAGCTGGTCTGCGATTTCCTTAGGCAATCTGTCGCCAAACTGTGCAAAATATTCTTTCTGATCTTTTACATCTTCCATCCAAACTTCCTTGTCAACGCTTAAGAGTTCTTTCAGAACGTCAGCATCCAAGTCAAGGTCGGTGGTGTCGATGTCGGTGGGCAGGTAACCGATGGGGCTTTCAACCGCATCTGCTTTGCCTGCGCAACGGTCTAAAATCCAGAGAAGAACGCGCATGTTGTCACCAAAGCCGGGCCACATGAAGTTGCCTTCTTCATCCTGTCTGAACCAGTTAACGTGGAAGATTTTCGGTGCTTTTTCTGCATCCATCTTCTTACCCATCTTCAGCCAGTGACCGAAGTAGTCAGCCATGTTGTAGCCAACGAACGGTTTCATAGCCATAGGATCGCGACGAACAACGCCAACTGCACCTGCAGCTGCTGCGGTGGTTTCAGATGCCATGGTTGCACCTACAAATACGCCGTGTTCCCAATCTCTTGCCTGGTATACCAACGGAGCGGTCTTAGCACG is a genomic window containing:
- a CDS encoding Gfo/Idh/MocA family oxidoreductase, with the protein product MKKTNVAVIGCGEFSQHFIPLFQAHPTVEAVYVCDLDRSRAENYSEKFGAEIIETFEDVLKDSRINTVAIFTQRHTHGDLVVRALDAGMDVYSAVPMAISVEDCKRIIDAVKRTGKIYMMGETCVYYPSSMYCKEAHERGDFGNFVYGESQYFHDLSHFHADFQADRPASAVPPFYYPTHSTAMILNAANAYATKVSAVGYVDKEENTPFAVGKNPWDNVFSNEFSMMHLSNGGFARVSECRRIGYKAPSSFVSGFYGTKASYQFNNAQHLVTRLTKKGVDIEDVSDYVNPAEMTKHKNDPDYKQNVANHTWQWCDFAPIQQKEADRLPDSYKEMPQTNGHMASHQLLIDDFCTCVAERKMPYVNAWKAARFTIPGLIAHESAKQGGVLLDIPDFGEAPEDVK
- a CDS encoding YgjV family protein, producing the protein MLNNPIYITAQIIGFIPMIIAFFTFLFNDRKKIIFSKAISDLLWAVHFFMLGEPSGGAINTVNVARNLVFSQKGNKKWASSAYIPVFFCIVSAVCTILTQDSIKGILPLVGSCLAIIGFWCTDPHNVRKFNLPGVTLWLIYGILTLSISSIISNTLSIISIIITEIKYRKKSKA
- a CDS encoding helix-turn-helix transcriptional regulator — protein: MQTQTYHRVSYISESNIQNEEVALQVNCCGALRMNHAFVTHHDRVDYYYLYVLRGALCVGEETVNGGEVYLFSPDTPYSYENKGDLEYLWVHFTGSQARALSNEVFGGLDKKVQIGNHEDIEKLFERLFREFMIRDKQFETISESILREILALTARYTQEVDVPLKSMAYIHRHFAENIAVQTLADKENMGLTAFRAAFKKHTGVSPNTYLIDLRVQTACLYLSDTTESVSDIALRVGYTDPYYFSRIFTKKMGVSPLRYRKKSKT
- a CDS encoding helix-turn-helix domain-containing protein, with the protein product MKDKEFNPCVRYVNKVTYKVPYETFVCAFDFRLFYGISGTFSVVLQERCETLDAGDFMTVPPGTPYKIECGAEECAYYIVNFDFDASAMDMPVRPPVPEGDFSVQDITSTACRKAFELPCVIRHAEETETFMDALFELYQTPNSPLGSGIMKCILAKAEQIKELSVLAPEKERLIGKVKRFIEQNFKNDISNEQIASVTGYHSYYLNALFLKHEGVTLHKYLNGVRIRKAKEMLLHSEKSVLEVANDCGFQDSAYFSRYFAKTTGVAPKEYRKLSK